One window from the genome of Prinia subflava isolate CZ2003 ecotype Zambia chromosome 2, Cam_Psub_1.2, whole genome shotgun sequence encodes:
- the CCDC28A gene encoding coiled-coil domain-containing protein 28A — protein sequence MEERKIKRRSPKSSSSHSAQVANSKKSSVPVSKSTAFSNPAPQPAVQKPKLKRIIKEKAKPPGGEAKGAQAAPIQHSFLTDVSDVQEMERGLLSLLNDFHSGKLQAFGNECSIEQMEHVRSMQEKLARLNLELYGEMEELPEDKRKLASDSNLDRLLSDLEELNSSIQKLHLADAQDIPNGTTG from the exons atggaagaaaggaAGATCAAGAGGAGGAGCCCCAAATCATCTTCCAGTCACTCTGCTCAGGTTGCTAACTCCAAAAAAAGCTCAGTGCCAGTCAGTAAAAGTACAGCCTTTTCCaaccctgccccacagcctgccGTACAAAAACCAAAGTTAAAACG cataatCAAAGAGAAAGCCAAACCTCCAGGAGGTGAAGCAAaaggggcacaggcagcaccaaTCCAGCATTCTTTTCTCACAGATGTATCAGATGTGCAGGAAATGGAAAGGGGGCTTCTGAGTCTCTTGAATGACTTCCACTCTGGCAAACTTCAAGCATTTG GAAATGAATGTTCCATAGAGCAGATGGAGCACGTGCGGAGCATGCAGGAGAAACTTGCTCGCCTCAATCTGGAGCTCTATGGGGAGATGGAAGAACTCCctgaagacaaaagaaaactaGCCAGTGATTCCAACCTGGATAGGCTGCTGTCAGAT CTAGAAGAACTAAATTCATCTAT CCAAAAACTACATTTAGCAGATGCTCAAGATATTCCAAATGGTACTACAGGCTGA